A single genomic interval of Eriocheir sinensis breed Jianghai 21 unplaced genomic scaffold, ASM2467909v1 Scaffold766, whole genome shotgun sequence harbors:
- the LOC126994274 gene encoding uncharacterized protein LOC126994274 isoform X9 — translation MATKTFRKEEIRRAVYGTCLVDAPVCGCSVETTPIRVTVSVRRRRGCWGRLAGAWREAAAFSFVDRPRAPFLSNAFLDLEYVFRYSSEADAGAAQVKICLTLLSGQTRVAKVGLEEFLGQLMQSGRPECFTLYVYEGKVALLQTRQPSPEVLTEWLFDGKGNDTHKGPTYKDPACYDPEVTEIDQCQEKMDTSDSEESAWETPEEESDVSAWETPEEESDVSAWETPEEESDESAWETPEEDSEESAWETPEEDSGEERGLDTAEDTDRESGWESEDGGSEEESERETPGDSDESGWETLEEGAEEEAGRGTAGGTEERGAAAASWRGWGRRGGTTASPCSWPPLRSWSRGCHSLTLTSGGGAAAAGGCEGREA, via the exons ATGGCAACCAAAACCTTCCGCAAAGAGGAGATCCGACGTGCCGTCTACGGCACTTGCTTGGTGGATGCGCCCGTGTGCGGGTGCAGCGTGGAGACCACGCCCATCCGGGTGACGGTCAGCGTTCGCCGGCGCCGCGGGTGCTGGGGGAGACTGGCCGgagcctggagggaggcggccgcGTTTTCCTTCGTCGACAGGCCGCGGGCCCCCTTCTTATCCAACGCCTTCCTGGACCTGGAGTACGTCTTCCGGTACAGCAGCGAGGCGGACGCGGGCGCGGCGCAAGTTAAGATATGTCTGACGCTCCTTAGCGGCCAGACGCGCGTGGCCAAAGTGGGCCTGGAAGAATTCCTGGGCCAGCTGATGCAGAGCGGCCGCCCAGAGTGCTTCACCCTGTACGTCTACGAGGGGAAGGTCGCCTTGCTGCAGACCCGCCAGCCATCTCCGGAGGTTCTGACGGAGTGGTTGTTTGACGGGAAGGGAAATGACACCCACAAAGGGCCAACTTACAAGGACCCTGCCTGCTATGACCCCGAGGTCACTGAGATAGACCAGTGCCAAGAAAAGATGGACACCAGTGACTCAGAGgagagtgcatgggaaacccccgaagaagagtcagatgtgagtgcatgggaaacccccgaagaagagtcagatgtgagtgcatgggaaactcccgaagaagagtcagat gagagtgcatgggaaactcccgaagaagactcagaggagagtgcatgggaaactcccgaagaagactcaggcGAGGAGAGGGGACTTGACACTGCTGAAGACACAGATAGGGAAAGTGGATGGGAGTCTGAGGACGGAGGCTCCGAGGAGGAGAGTGAACGGGAGACTCCCGGAGACTcggatgagagtggatgggagactcttgaagaaggcgcagaggaggaggctgggcgggGCACTGCTGGAGGCACCGAGGAGCGTGGCGCGGCCGCGGCTTCCTGGCGAGGCTGGGGGCGGCGTGGCGGCACAACCGCCTCGCCCTGCTCCTGGCCGCCGCTGCGGTCTTGGTCTCGCGGGTGCCACTCGCTGACCCTGACGagtggcggcggggcggcggcggcggggggctgtGAGGGGCGTGAGGCGTAA